Below is a window of Chloroflexota bacterium DNA.
GACCTGAACCGGAAATGGCTGAGCTTGTATGGCAGATGACGAGTCGGGCTACCTCCAGGCTGTGGAGGCGGCAGGCCATTACAAACCTTAGCCATTCATCCCCAAGCCTATTGGAGAATACTACAACGGGAGACGCTTGACAAAGTGTCGACAGCTATATATGATAGATGGCGATATATCGTGATATATCGCCCGATAGACTGTGGCTGGAGGTGAGGGAATGTGGCGTAAGTTTTCTTTCGGTGAGTTTCATCCACCTTTCCTGGCACGCGGAGCTATAAAGTTCATCATTCTGGATCTGTTGAAAGACAAGCCCAAACACGGCTATGAAATAATGAAGGACATGGAAGCCAAGGGCGGCGGCCTGTACGCTGCAAGCCCGGGGTCCGTGTACCCCACTCTTCAGATGCTGGAGGAGATGGGCTATGTCGCTTCAAGGCCGGAGGGCAGCAAGAGAATCTATGAGATCACCCCGGAAGGGCGGACGTACCTGGCGGAGAACCAGGAAGCTGTCGAAGACATTCCGGATCCTCCGGATCCTATGAGCCTGCCGTTTGCACATTTGCTCAGGCCTGAGGCGCGCGATACAATGCAGGAATTGCATGGTTTAGTGGTTACGCTGGTCCGCGCTGCTCGCACCAAGAGACTGCACCGCCCCGAACAGTTTCAGCAGGTGCGGGATGTCATAGCCCGGTCTCGCAAGGAGATCGAGGACCTGCTCGGCAAATAGATGCATCAGACGAGGGACTGTTCATGGTGGGTAGCACAATGTGTAATTTGCAAAGGTCTCCACGGAGGATATAGTGAGAAGATGCAATATGATATATGACACAGAGGCAATGCCCGGTGAATATGCCGGACAACACTGATGGAGGAAAGGAGTGAGTATGAGTGTTATTCAAGCCAAGGGCCTAACCAAGATCTTCTCTGGCAACGTCAGAGCAGTAGATGGCATTGATTTCGAAGTCAGCGCCGGTGAGATATTCGCCTTCCTGGGGCCAAACGGCGCCGGCAAGACAACCACCATCAAGATGCTGAACACGCTCATCCAGCCTACCTCCGGGACCGCCATAGTGGCTGGCCTCGACGTGGCGAAGAATCCGACCGAGGTGCGCAAGCGCATCGGCTATGCGGCTCAGGACGTGGGAGTGGATGAGCGTGCCACCGGACGGGAGAACCTGACGCTTTACGGCCATTTCTACCGGCTGGATGGTAAGAAGATCAAGGAGCGGGTGAAGGAGTTGTTCGAGCTGGTCGATTTGGTTGGCTATGAAGACAAGATGGTCTCCTCTTACTCCGGAGGCATGCGCAAGCGGCTCGATCTGGCTATGGGCCTGATCCACCAGCCTCAGGTGATCTTCCTGGATGAGCCCACAACGGGGCTCGACCCCCAGACCAGGGCTCACCTCTGGGACTACATCAATAAACTGGCCAAGAGCATGGGCGTGGCCATATTCCTGACCACGCACTACATGGAGGAGGCGGACCGCCTGGCTGACCGCATCGCCATAATAGACCTGGGCAAGATAATGACTACCGGAACTTCCGATGAACTGAAGAAGTCCATAGGTGGCGATGTGGTGACACTCACTCCACCTATGGAGAAGGATGAGGAACGCAAGGCGTTCATCAAGCGTGCTGAGACGGCTCTGTCGGGCAAGCCATTCGTTATGGAGACGAAGCCGAGTGACGGAGAACTGGCGGTCTATGTGAAAGACGGCGGATCAGCCATACCCAGCATAATGCAGATCCTTGGCAGCCAGAACATCGAGGTGAAGACGATATCCATGGCGCGGCCGTCACTGGACGACGTCTTTCTGAAATACACCGGCAGCACCATACGGGCCCAGGAAGGCACGCGTACCAGCTTTGTACAGATGCGACGGCAGGCTAACAGGAGGCGAAACCAATGATGAATGCTTTGTCTGATACCTGGCAAATAGTACTGCGTGATCTCAGAGCACGGATCCGCATGCCTGTCTTCATATTCATGACCCTGTTCCAGCCGATACTGTGGCTGGTGCTCTTTAGTCAGATATTCACAAAACTTGGTGGCGGTGTCGGTGGTATTAGTGTATGGGGTCCTGGCGTCAGCTACCTTCAGGGTTTCGCGCCCGCCGTGATAGTCATGACCGTGCTGTTTGGCTCGGCCTTTGCCGGCTTTGGCACACTGATGGACATAGATGCAGGCATAATGGCCAAGATGCTGGCCACGCCGGTCAACCGGGTCTCCATCATAACCGGCCGTGTCACCGCCACCGTGGTGGTGGGAATCGTTCAAGCGCTCGTCGTCTTTGTCGTCGCCGCTATTATGGGCGTGCATGTAAAAACCGGCCTGCCTGGGATGCTGTTCGTGTTTCTGCTCGTGGCATTGCTCGGTATGGGATTCGCCGCCTTCTCCAATGGTCTGGCGTTGCTTCTCAGAAGGCAAGAGACAGTCATGGCGGTGGTCAATCTCTTTACCATGCCGCTGATGTTCATGTCTACTATGATGATGCCTCCCCAGGGTCTGCCGCCGTGGTTGAATGATGTCAGGCATTATAATCCGGTGGACTACGCTATAGTCGGCGTCCGCGATCTGGTGCTGCACGGATACGTGTGGTCTGATCTGTGGAAGTCGCTGGTAGTGCTTTGTGCCTTCGCTGTCGTGATGGTTGTCTTCGGCACCCTCATGTTCCGTACCAAGGCGGAGTGAAGACTTGCAGCAACCGGAGCTTACTCAAGGCTCGATTGCCATGAAGGAGACTAACTAGTGGAATATGCAATTCGAACGGAGAGTCTAGCCAAGACTTATGGCAAAGCCTTCAAAGCCCTGGACGGGATTTCTCTGCAGATAAAAAAGGGGGAAGTCGTTGGGTATGTTGGTCCCAACGGCGCCGGAAAGACCACCACTATCAAGATACTGACCGGCCTGATCAAGCCTACCTCAGGACATGCTTATGTGAACGGTATTGACGTCACAGCAAATCCAAGAGAGGCCCTTCGGACTATCGGAGCACTGATCGAAGTGCCCGGGGTGTATGACTACCTCACCCCTCACGAGATGCTGACCTACTTCGGCAGGGTCTACAGAATGAGCCGCGTGGATATAGATCGCAGAATCAAGGAGACCCTGGGGCTGGTCAAACTGTCAGACTGGGAACACAAGAAGATAGGGCCTTTCAGCACGGGCATGCTGCGAAGGCTCACCATAGCCAAAGCCATACTGCACAAACCGGACATCTTGATCCTCGACGAGCCGGTCCTCGGGTTGGACCCGGAAGGGATCAGGGAGATAAGAGAGCTGATACGGCAATTCCGCAGCCAGGGCATGACCGTTTTCCTCAGCTCCCATCTCCTGGGAGAGGTCGCTGAAGTCTGCAATACGGTGGTCTTCCTGAACAAGGGCAAAGTTGTCTCCACGGATTCCATAGAAGGCATCGGCCGCATGACGGGACATGCGGTGGTGGATGTGAAGTTTCTCAGGCCGCTGTCCCCTGAAGAAACGGAGAAACTGAGGACAATAGAACTGATAAAAAGCGTAGAGGTGAAAGACAACACCGCGCAACTGCGCTACGATGGGAAACCGGAGTCAAGCGTTCAAATACTGAGACGTCTGGTGTCCTTGAATCTTGATGTGGTGTCTTACCGTGTAGAGGGCACAGGACTGGAAGACTACTATGTCTCCGTCATGAGTGACGAGAAGGGTGGCAATTAGATGGCAACACGCGGAGAGAACATAAAGAACGATGTCTTCGACACTTCCCTGTCGGTCAGGTTTGAACTGGTGAAACACCTGAAGCACAGAAGGCTTCTCATCATGGCAGCACTGGCGGTTATTGTGCCTCTGCTCTTCTATATAAAGATCCCGGACACCGCGCCTGTGTTTGCTGCCAACGCCCTGTCCTTTGCCAACCTGCTGATAGTCATCTCGGCGGCCATGTTTGCCGGGGATGCGGTATGCGGTGAGTTTGAAAAGAAGACGAGCCTGCTCCTGTTCTCAACTCCGCAAAGTCGGCTCTCGATCTTTGCCGGTAAGTACATCGCTGCCTTGATGTCTACCTTCCTGGTGGTTCTGCTGTACTACCTCACCATGACGCTGCAGATCGGGCAACACTATGGATGGGGAGAGATTCCGACGGAACTGGGGAAATCCTTCCTCACGGACTAGATCTACTCTGCCAGCGCGGTGGGCGTAGTGTTCCTCTTCAGCAGCCTTCTGAAGCGCTCCATGCCTGCCACAATTGTTGGCTTTCTGTCTCTCATCATGGTATTGCCGGTTCTGTCTATGATCTTGACGGTTACGAACAACGAGCCCTGGTTCATCGTTACTTACTCGGCGGGTCTGATCACTGATGTGTTAGGTGTCTCAACCAGCTTCGGTGGGAGAGGGCCAGGAGAGCATATGAACAACATAACACAATATAACCCTGCTTTCGGGGTGGGAATAGCGGTGATGGTGGGCTATGCCGTCATAGCCTTTATGATCGGCATGTTGCTGGCAAACAGGAAGAGCGAGGAGTAACCACGTATCGTCTGCTCGATCTGACGTGTTTGCACAATAGTACCTGGATACAAAGATTGTGAAGATCCGGCTGCTCCAGGGTATTGCTAATCTGTCAACAGGCAACCTGTAGCCGTGCCCTGGAACAACGTTCTCTATCGGGGACAGAGCCTTCAGGCCGGAGTTCCCAGGAGAAATCATGGGGTACATAATTGAGCATGCTGCTCCGGTTCACTGCACTATCGCTTTCAAGATGCCGAATTATTAGTTATAATAGCTGATATGGTCTCAAGGCATATATGTCGAGTAGGATGTATTATCCGGGCTGCTGTCTCGGGGATCAGGTGCTGTTGCAGTCAGGCCCTGTTAATGGTTTATAGTATAATGCTCCAGGGTGTTGGTTTATGCCGGAGTGGAGCAGCCAGTCAGATTTGACAGGTGATGAATCGAGCTGCCATAACGGCTGGAGTGGATGTTTTGTCCATAGTCCATGAGATGGCGAAAGGAGTCAGACATGGGGAGGGCAAAAGAGCTTTATGAGACGATTACGGCGGACTACTTTCCTGCGGAGTCAGAGGAGCACCGCAGAGATGTTATCCGGTTGCTTGGTAGAATGGCCAGGAGGGGTGATCGGGAAGCCAGCGAAGCGCTTCAGAGCCTGACTGATCATCCTTATCTGGATTATGAGTTGAGGCGCATAGCTTCTGAAGAACTTACCCGCCAGGAGGGACCAGAGGTGGAGAAGGCAAAAGAAATCTACGAAATGATTACGGCGGATTACTTTCCTGCGGAATCCGAGGAGCACCGTAAAGATGCTATCCGGTTGCTTGGTAGAATGGCCGGGAAGGGCGATCGGGAAGCCAGTGAAGCACTTCAGAACCTGGTGGATCATCCCTATCTGGATTATGAGTTGAGACGCGTAGCTTCCGAAGAACTCACCATCGAGGAGGGCTGAGCGCGCCGGGCATCCCGCAGTGCTGTGGCGCTCAAATAGCTGCTTTCATTGGCTACGATAGCACGCAATCATGGAGGCAGGTGATCATGGAAGAACTGATTGGAAGAGCAGCCAAAGACCTGGTCAATGCAAAATACGCTGTTGCTTTGACCGGCGCCGGGATTTCCACTGAATCCGGAATTCATGATTTCCGGGGTCCGGAGGGGATCTGGACCAGGCACCCCGAGGCAGAAATGCAGGCCTACGAGGCCTATGACAAGCTGCTGCTGGACCCAAAGGGGCACTGGGAGCAGATGCTGACACCAGGCAGTTTCTTCAGCCTGTTCGATGAGATTGGGAATGCCTTGCCGAACCGGGGCCATCGTGCTCTGTCTGAACTGGAAAAGGCGGGTGTTCTGAAGATGGTGATTACCCAGAATGTGGACGGCCTTCACCAGAAGGCAGGCAGCCAGAAGGTCATCGAGTACCATGGTGGCCTCACCAAGCTGAGATGCATGTCCTGTGGTTCGAGGTATGGCCGGAACGAGTATGATCTGGAAAAGCTGAAGAGGGACAACCAGTTGCCCCCTCGATGTAAGAAGTGCAAAGGCATTCTGAAACATGACGGAGTCTATTTCGGAGAACCAATCCCTTCCGATGTGGCCCACGAAAGTCTGGAGGTTGCCTGGAAGTGCGATCTGATGCTGATCTGCGGGACCTCGGCGGTGGTCTATCCTTTTGCACAGTTGCCGAGGGTAGCCCGGGAAAAGAGGGCGGGCGGGAACCCCGGAGTGACCATTATTGAAGTGAATGGCGAGGCCACCCCCTTGACTCATGAGAAGGTCTCCGATTACCTCATCCAGGGGAAAACCGGAGAGATCCTGCCCAGGATAGTGGATGAGGTGAAAAAGTATCGGACTTAGGCAAGCGTATCAATACCCTGGCGGACTGGATGTTTGGGGCAAAACATCTGGTAGTATTCACAGGCGCCGGCATCAGCACCGAGTCTGGCCTGGCTGACTTCTGCGGCCCGGATGGCATCTGGACCCGCCAGGCCAGGGGACTTCCGGCGAAGACCATGGATTTCTCCTCAGTGCAACCAAACGCCGGCCACATGGCTATCGTAGAGCTCCAGAGACTGGGCAAACTGGCCTTCCTCATCTCCCA
It encodes the following:
- a CDS encoding PadR family transcriptional regulator; this translates as MWRKFSFGEFHPPFLARGAIKFIILDLLKDKPKHGYEIMKDMEAKGGGLYAASPGSVYPTLQMLEEMGYVASRPEGSKRIYEITPEGRTYLAENQEAVEDIPDPPDPMSLPFAHLLRPEARDTMQELHGLVVTLVRAARTKRLHRPEQFQQVRDVIARSRKEIEDLLGK
- a CDS encoding ATP-binding cassette domain-containing protein, encoding MSVIQAKGLTKIFSGNVRAVDGIDFEVSAGEIFAFLGPNGAGKTTTIKMLNTLIQPTSGTAIVAGLDVAKNPTEVRKRIGYAAQDVGVDERATGRENLTLYGHFYRLDGKKIKERVKELFELVDLVGYEDKMVSSYSGGMRKRLDLAMGLIHQPQVIFLDEPTTGLDPQTRAHLWDYINKLAKSMGVAIFLTTHYMEEADRLADRIAIIDLGKIMTTGTSDELKKSIGGDVVTLTPPMEKDEERKAFIKRAETALSGKPFVMETKPSDGELAVYVKDGGSAIPSIMQILGSQNIEVKTISMARPSLDDVFLKYTGSTIRAQEGTRTSFVQMRRQANRRRNQ
- a CDS encoding ABC transporter permease — protein: MMNALSDTWQIVLRDLRARIRMPVFIFMTLFQPILWLVLFSQIFTKLGGGVGGISVWGPGVSYLQGFAPAVIVMTVLFGSAFAGFGTLMDIDAGIMAKMLATPVNRVSIITGRVTATVVVGIVQALVVFVVAAIMGVHVKTGLPGMLFVFLLVALLGMGFAAFSNGLALLLRRQETVMAVVNLFTMPLMFMSTMMMPPQGLPPWLNDVRHYNPVDYAIVGVRDLVLHGYVWSDLWKSLVVLCAFAVVMVVFGTLMFRTKAE
- a CDS encoding ABC transporter ATP-binding protein; the encoded protein is MEYAIRTESLAKTYGKAFKALDGISLQIKKGEVVGYVGPNGAGKTTTIKILTGLIKPTSGHAYVNGIDVTANPREALRTIGALIEVPGVYDYLTPHEMLTYFGRVYRMSRVDIDRRIKETLGLVKLSDWEHKKIGPFSTGMLRRLTIAKAILHKPDILILDEPVLGLDPEGIREIRELIRQFRSQGMTVFLSSHLLGEVAEVCNTVVFLNKGKVVSTDSIEGIGRMTGHAVVDVKFLRPLSPEETEKLRTIELIKSVEVKDNTAQLRYDGKPESSVQILRRLVSLNLDVVSYRVEGTGLEDYYVSVMSDEKGGN
- a CDS encoding ABC transporter permease subunit produces the protein MATRGENIKNDVFDTSLSVRFELVKHLKHRRLLIMAALAVIVPLLFYIKIPDTAPVFAANALSFANLLIVISAAMFAGDAVCGEFEKKTSLLLFSTPQSRLSIFAGKYIAALMSTFLVVLLYYLTMTLQIGQHYGWGEIPTELGKSFLTD
- a CDS encoding NAD-dependent deacylase; protein product: MEELIGRAAKDLVNAKYAVALTGAGISTESGIHDFRGPEGIWTRHPEAEMQAYEAYDKLLLDPKGHWEQMLTPGSFFSLFDEIGNALPNRGHRALSELEKAGVLKMVITQNVDGLHQKAGSQKVIEYHGGLTKLRCMSCGSRYGRNEYDLEKLKRDNQLPPRCKKCKGILKHDGVYFGEPIPSDVAHESLEVAWKCDLMLICGTSAVVYPFAQLPRVAREKRAGGNPGVTIIEVNGEATPLTHEKVSDYLIQGKTGEILPRIVDEVKKYRT